The sequence CTTTATTTATTTTTGAAAAAAATGTAGCTAAAGGATGTTCATAAGATATTACACAAAATGTGACACCCATAATCATATCAGCTCTAGTAGTAAATACGAATAATTTACCATCATTGATAAGTTCATTATTTTCATTTTGAATATTATGAAGAAAGGCAAAACATAAGCCCTGAGATTTACCTATCCAATTTTCTTGCATAGATAATACTTTTTGAGGCCACCCTTTTAAATTATGTTTTATATCATAAAGCAATTCTTCTGCATATTCAGTTATTTTTAAGTAATATCCAGGTATTTCACGTTTTTCAACTAAAGCACCTGAACGCCAACCTTTACCATCTATTACTTGTTCATTTGCTAATACTGTTTTATCTATTGGATCCCAATTAACAACTTGAGTTTTTCTATATATAATTCCTTTTTCTAACATTTTTAGAAAGAACCATTGATTCCATTTATAATATTTAGGATCACAAGCACATATTTCTTTAGACCAATCTATAGATAGTCCAAGTTGTTTCATTTGTTTCTTCATGTAAGAAATATTATCATATGTCCATTTAGCAGGTGAAATATTAGATTTAATAGCTGCGTTCTCTGCAGGCATACCAAAAGCATCCCAACCCATTGGCATTAATACATTAAATCCTAGCATACGTTTATATCTAGTCATTACGTCATTTATAGTATAATTTCTAACATGTCCCATATGCAATTTACCACTTGGATATGGCAACATAGAACAAGCAAAAAATTTTGTTTTTTGTTTAATATTAAATTTACTATAATTATTTTCTGTAGATAAATAAGATTTATTTTCTTCCCAGATTTTCTGAGTAGAAGCTTCTACTTCTTGGTGACTATAATTTTCTTTCATAAAAGTATGGAACATTGATAATTATCAATTATGCTGAATATAACTTATACAAATTTGAGCTTTATATTAAAAAATAAATACAAATTTATTTAAAATATTACTATATTTAAATAAAAAGCAAATGATATACGCAAAGTTAGCTAATATATCATCATATTATTTTAGTTTAGTCTCTTTATATTCAACATGTTTTCTAGCAATAGGATCAAATTTTTTGATCAAAATTTTTTCTGGTTTATTACGTTTATTTTTGGTGGTTGTATAAAAATGTCCTGTATTTGCTGTAGATTGTAGTTTAATTTTTTCTCTTGCGCCTTTAGCCATAATTTTATTCTCTAAAATTTATATCTTATATATTAAAAATTTGCTTTATTTATTGAAATTCATTTCAGATAAAATAGCATCAATACCTTTTTTATCTATTGTACGTATTGCTTTAGTACATACACGCATTTTTATCCATCTATTATTTTGCTCTGACCAAAATTTATGTATTTGTAAATTTGGTAAAAAGCGTCTTTTAGTTTTATTATTAGCATGGGAAACATTATTCCCAACGACTGGACCTTTACCAGTTACTTGACATATACGTGACATAAGTATACCTATTAACTTAATTGTGTTAAAAATCAATCATTATCAAAAAATTTTTATATCATATTATTTGATATAATAAGTTTGATATATTTATATAGAATTTAATATTTTACTATTAAATTATTAATTTTGCTATGTATAAGTATATATGTTTTTTAGTAAATATTCTTTGGATATAAGGAGATTTATTTTGATAAAGTTAGGAGTTAATATAGACCACATTGCTACTATTCGTCAGCAAAGACGAGGTAAGTATCCAGATCTATTAGATGCAGCATTAATTTGTAAAAATGCAGGTGCAGATATAATAACTTTACATTTAAGAGAAGATAGAAGACACATTCAAGATCATGATGTCTTTGGAATTAAATCTAATATGATAAATACAGATATAAATATGGAATGTGCAGTAGTTAGTGAAATTTTAGACATTGCTTGCAAAGTAAAACCTTATAGTGTTTGTTTAGTACCAGAACGTAGAGAAGAATTAACTACCGAAGGTGGGTTAAATATTACAAAAGATTATAATAAAATTTATAAAGCTATAAAAAATTTAAAAGATTATAACATCCAAGTTTCTTTATTTATTGATCCAGAATATGAGCAAATAGAAGCAGCATTTCATGCAGGAGCAGATGCAATAGAACTTCATACAGGTAAATATGCAAATTTAACTCTTAACTATGATATTAATGAAGAATTAAATAGGATAAATAATGCAGTAATTTCTGCTATTAAATTTGGCTTAAAAGTAAATGCCGGGCATGGTCTTGATTATTCTAATATTTCTAAAATAGCTTCAATTAAAGGTATATCAGAGTTAAATATAGGATTTTCAATTATCTCTAAAGCAATATTTTCAGGTTTATATGAAGCAGTTAAAGATATGAAATCATTAATTCATAAATCATCTTTAAATTCTTTATATTAATATAATCATGAATGTCAATATAGCAAATAATTGTAAAAATCCAATAGTTGGATTAGGAATTGATATAATAGATGTTAGAAGAGTTGAATTTATATATAAAAAATATGGTTTAAATTTTTGTAAAAAAATTTTAGGCAATAATGAATATAATGAATTTATGCAAAGATTAAATAGAAATTATCTTAAATCTATTAAGTTTATAGCATCTAGATTTTCTGCAAAAGAATCATTTTATAAGGCTATAAAAATAGGCATGCCAACATTAAGTTGGCATAATATACAAATTATGAATACTTCTATAGGAGCTCCTATTATGAAATTAAATTCACAATTAAATGACTGGTTTAATCAAAGATATGGAAATATTCATATATCAATTTCTGATGAATCACAATTTGTTATTACTTGCGTTGTAATAGAAAAAAAATATTAACTTAATTTTATTGTAGAGAAAATAATTGTTAATTAAATCAGAAATTAAGAACATATTAAAAAATTTGCCTAACTTACCTGGTATCTATAAACATTTAGATTCTGATGAAAATATTTTATATATTGGAAAAGCTAAAAATTTAAAAAAACGTATTACTTCATATTTTAATAGAGTTCATGATAATCAACGTATTAAATTGTTAGTATCTAAAATAAGTAATATAGAGATTACTATAACTAATTCAGAAGAAGAGGCATTATTATTAGAATATAATTTGATAAAAAAATATAACCCTAAATACAATATAATTTTTAAAGACGATAAATCTTATCCATATATATTTATTTCTCATCATAAATGGCCCGGTATATTTTATTACAAAGGGAAAATAAATAGTAAAGGTAATTTTTTTGGACCTTATTTAAATTCTAATACTGTTAAAAATACAATTGATATTATTCAAAAAATATTTTTTCTAAGAACTTGTGAAGATTCTAGTATTGCTAATAGATCTAGACCATGTATTTTGTATCAAATTAATAAATGCTCTGCACCTTGTAAAGATAAAATTTCTTTAGAAAATTATTCTGAAAATGTATCACAAGCTATCAATTTCTTAAATGGTAAAACCAATTCTATTATTAAAAATATCAAGCAAAAAATGATACAAGCATCTAATTATCAAGATTTTGAATATGCTTCTAAACTTAAAAATCAACTTATTGCTCTTAATAATATTATTAAAGTACAGACAGTTAATAATGTTAAAGAAAGTGATATTGATGTAATTTCTGTTGTATTATTAAATAATCAAGCGTGTGTAAATTTATCTACTATTAGAAATGGACATCATTTTGGTGATAAATCATTTTTTCCAGATAATATTGAATATACAAATGAATCATCTATAATTACAGCATTCATTCAGCAGCATTATGTTAATATCGAATTACCAAAACATATTATTTTATCTCATAAAATAAAAGAAAAAAGTAATATTTTTTTATTAAAAAAATTTATTCCTAAATTAATTTATAAACCTATTGGTATTAAAAAAAAATGGTTAGAACAAAACATAAAAAATAATCATATAGCACTTTCAGCATATATTAATAAAAATGATAATAATATTAATAGATTATCATTATTTTTAGAATTAATAAATTTTAAAAAATTAAAAGATAACATAAG comes from Candidatus Kinetoplastibacterium sorsogonicusi and encodes:
- the rpmG gene encoding 50S ribosomal protein L33, with product MAKGAREKIKLQSTANTGHFYTTTKNKRNKPEKILIKKFDPIARKHVEYKETKLK
- the rpmB gene encoding 50S ribosomal protein L28, whose protein sequence is MSRICQVTGKGPVVGNNVSHANNKTKRRFLPNLQIHKFWSEQNNRWIKMRVCTKAIRTIDKKGIDAILSEMNFNK
- a CDS encoding pyridoxine 5'-phosphate synthase; translation: MIKLGVNIDHIATIRQQRRGKYPDLLDAALICKNAGADIITLHLREDRRHIQDHDVFGIKSNMINTDINMECAVVSEILDIACKVKPYSVCLVPERREELTTEGGLNITKDYNKIYKAIKNLKDYNIQVSLFIDPEYEQIEAAFHAGADAIELHTGKYANLTLNYDINEELNRINNAVISAIKFGLKVNAGHGLDYSNISKIASIKGISELNIGFSIISKAIFSGLYEAVKDMKSLIHKSSLNSLY
- the acpS gene encoding holo-ACP synthase — its product is MNVNIANNCKNPIVGLGIDIIDVRRVEFIYKKYGLNFCKKILGNNEYNEFMQRLNRNYLKSIKFIASRFSAKESFYKAIKIGMPTLSWHNIQIMNTSIGAPIMKLNSQLNDWFNQRYGNIHISISDESQFVITCVVIEKKY
- the uvrC gene encoding excinuclease ABC subunit UvrC, which gives rise to MLIKSEIKNILKNLPNLPGIYKHLDSDENILYIGKAKNLKKRITSYFNRVHDNQRIKLLVSKISNIEITITNSEEEALLLEYNLIKKYNPKYNIIFKDDKSYPYIFISHHKWPGIFYYKGKINSKGNFFGPYLNSNTVKNTIDIIQKIFFLRTCEDSSIANRSRPCILYQINKCSAPCKDKISLENYSENVSQAINFLNGKTNSIIKNIKQKMIQASNYQDFEYASKLKNQLIALNNIIKVQTVNNVKESDIDVISVVLLNNQACVNLSTIRNGHHFGDKSFFPDNIEYTNESSIITAFIQQHYVNIELPKHIILSHKIKEKSNIFLLKKFIPKLIYKPIGIKKKWLEQNIKNNHIALSAYINKNDNNINRLSLFLELINFKKLKDNIRIECFDISHMSGESTYGSCVVFEKNKMQPSMYRRYKIDNISMSDDYGAMSQILLKRFSKKLENLPDIILIDGGKGHINIANKVLNQLNLANILIIGVAKGNGRKPGLEKLVFTDRADILLGEKSIILMFINHIRDEAHRFAINGMRYNFTKLRKKSILESINGIGLKRRKMLLNKFGSLSSLYNATIEELSSIKGISMSLAEKIYYTFHND